The proteins below are encoded in one region of Rhinolophus sinicus isolate RSC01 linkage group LG07, ASM3656204v1, whole genome shotgun sequence:
- the RDH8 gene encoding retinol dehydrogenase 8, which produces MADCPRTVLISGCSSGIGLELAVQLARDSRQRYQVVATMRDLGKKGTLEAAAGEALGQTLTVAQLDVCSDESVAQCLSCIQGGEVDVLVNNAGVGLVGPLEGLNLATMQNVFDTNFFGAVRLVKAVLPGMKRRQQGHIVVVSRVMGLQGVVFNDVYAASKFALEGFFESLAVQLLQFNIFISLVEPGPVATDFEGKLLEQVSTAEFPGTDPDTLHYFRDLYLPVSRELFRSVGQSPQDVAQVIVKVISSARPPLRQQTNTRYYLLTALKAANPSGSLYVRTAHRLLFRWPRLLNLVLRCLACRCLPTCTRVQPR; this is translated from the exons ATGGCCGACTGTCCCCGGACTGTGCTGATCTCAGGCTGCTCGTCAGGAATTGGCCTGGAGCTTGCAGTGCAGCTGGCTCGTGACTCCAGGCAGCGCTACCAGG TGGTGGCCACCATGAGAGACCTGGGAAAGAAGGGGACACTGGAGGCAGCTGCCGGAGAAGCTCTGGGTCAGACCCTCACTGTGGCCCAGCTGGACGTGTGCAGCGATGAGTCAGTGGCCCAATGTCTCAGCTGTATCCAGGGAGGAGAAGTGGATGTGCTGG TGAATAATGCTGGAGTGGGCCTGGTGGGGCCCCTGGAGGGGCTCAACCTGGCTACCATGCAGAATGTCTTTGATACCAACTTTTTTGGAGCTGTCCGTCTGGTCAAAGCTGTGCTTCCTGGAATGAAGAGAAGGCAGCAGGGCCACATTGTGGTGGTCAGCAGAGTCATGGGGCTGCAGG GTGTTGTGTTCAATGACGTCTATGCAGCCTCCAAGTTTGCCCTGGAAGGATTCTTCGAGAGTCTGGCCGTCCAGCTGCTCCAGTTCAACATCTT CATCTCCCTGGTGGAACCCGGCCCAGTGGCCACTGACTTTGAAGGAAAGCTCCTGGAGCAGGTGTCCACGGCCGAGTTCCCAGGCACTGACCCTGACACCCTGCACTACTTCCGGGATCTCTACCTCCCAGTTTCCAGGGAGCTCTTTCGCTCTGTGGGACAGAGCCCACAGGATGTGGCCCAG GTTATTGTCAAGGTCATCAGCTCAGCCAGACCACCCCTACGACAACAGACCAACACCCGCTACTATCTGCTGACTGCGCTCAAAGCCGCGAACCCCTCTGGCAGCCTGTACGTGAGAACCGCCCACCGCCTGCTCTTCCGCTGGCCACGCCTCCTCAACCTTGTCCTCCGCTGTCTGGCCTGTCGCTGCCTCCCTACCTGTACCAGGGTACAGCCCCGGTGA